In Grus americana isolate bGruAme1 chromosome 17, bGruAme1.mat, whole genome shotgun sequence, the following proteins share a genomic window:
- the TNFRSF6B gene encoding tumor necrosis factor receptor superfamily member 6B, whose translation MLFCYMLNIRHPSKWMFAPLLLFLAELGCSAQPTYQWKDAVTNEKLTCQQCPPGTFVAQHCTRDRQTVCEPCPDLHYTQYWNYLEKCRYCNVICEEKQVEVQQCNSTHNRVCQCQEGYYSEMEFCIRHSECLPGYGVEKLGTPFENTQCRACPRGFFSSSNSSTKPCQPHQDCEQQGKVTNVQGNQYHDTLCTSCRLGRSNSTQGPGDDDCKQAMIDFVAYQNIPIRKLKRLQQILERSPRKQALETRAAIQEKFRAFLTHLKEGHYEITKELLDALRVAKLHSIEEKVRERFLLY comes from the exons ATGCTATTCTGCTACATGCTGAATATAAGGCATCCATCCAAG TGGATGtttgctcctctcctccttttcctggcTGAGCTCGGCTGCAGCGCCCAACCCACTTACCAATGGAAAGATGCTGTGACGAATGAGAAGCTGACCTGCCAGCAGTGCCCACCGGGGACCTTCGTGGCACAGCACTGCACCAGGGACAGACAGACGGTGTGTGAACCCTGCCCGGATTTGCACTACACGCAGTACTGGAACTACCTGGAGAAGTGCCGGTACTGTAACGTCATCTGTGAAGAGAAGCAGGTGGAGGTGCAGCAGTGCAATTCCACCCACAACCGTGTCTGTCAGTGCCAGGAGGGCTACTACTCGGAGATGGAGTTCTGCATCAGGCACTCCGAGTGTCTGCCAGGCTATGGCGTAGAGAAACTGG GTACCCCCTTCGAGAACACCCAGTGCCGCGCCTGCCCCCGCggcttcttctcttcctccaacTCCAGCACCAAGCCGTGCCAGCCGCACCAGGACTGCGAGCAGCAGGGGAAGGTGACCAACGTGCAGGGCAACCAGTACCACGACACCCTCTGCACCTCCTGCAGACTGGGGAGAAGCAACAGCACGCAGGGACCAG GAGATGATGACTGCAAGCAAGCCATGATAGACTTCGTGGCGTACCAGAACATCCCCATCAGAAAGCTGAAGCGCCTGCAGCAAATCCTGGAGCGCTCGCCTAGGAAGCAGGCGCTGGAGACCAGGGCGGCCATCCAGGAGAAGTTCCGGGCTTTCCTCACCCACCTGAAAGAGGGGCACTACGAGATCACCAAGGAGCTGCTGGACGCACTGCGAGTTGCCAAGCTGCACTCCATCGAGGAGAAGGTCCGCGAGCGCTTCCTCCTGTACTGA